One genomic window of Halorubrum hochsteinianum includes the following:
- a CDS encoding HalOD1 output domain-containing protein, which produces MSSVTPEPTDSGSPPETARVRHGGSGPSPSLAVVEAIADLAGVDPTDLSDEGVVLYEHVDPDALNAIVSGRPDADVDVSLTFAGYDVRVGPDSAVARRSRE; this is translated from the coding sequence ATGAGCAGCGTAACGCCCGAACCGACCGACTCCGGTTCGCCGCCCGAGACGGCCCGCGTCCGCCACGGCGGCAGCGGTCCCAGCCCCAGCCTCGCCGTCGTCGAGGCGATCGCCGACCTCGCCGGCGTCGACCCGACCGACCTGTCCGACGAGGGCGTGGTGTTGTACGAACACGTCGACCCCGACGCGCTGAACGCGATCGTCTCCGGTCGACCCGACGCGGACGTGGACGTCTCGCTCACGTTCGCGGGCTACGACGTCCGCGTCGGTCCCGACTCCGCCGTCGCCCGTCGCTCGCGGGAGTAG